In Candidatus Eisenbacteria bacterium, the DNA window CATGAAAAGTATGAGCGCCGATTTGAGGTTGCGGAATTTTCGTTTGCGTCTGAAAATATCGAAGGCCGAGCCCGGCGAACGACCGGGATTCACCATGGAGAATCGGTATTTTCCCTGTTCGGCGGCAGGTGTTAAAATCCCGTGGCCCGAAAAGGATTTGGCCGTGACAGCTGTGCTCGATTGATGGGCGGCCCATCGGCTCCCGGGCGGCAATGATGCGTTCCGTTAAGACCGCCGGGTTGTTAATCCGATTTCCTTCCAATAAATCCCGGCCCGCCGCCGGATATTCTCTGGATTCACTTTCCCCGTTGTCGTGATGACTTCTGTCAGTCTCTTAGGCAGGTTTATCTCATTCGGATTCCAGCCACATTTGATTTTAAACTCGTATTTTCGCCGGAGCGTGTCAGAACAGAAGGCGTCCAGCTCGTCCTGCGCGCACGGCCGCCACAACAAATCCAATCCCTCTTTGATAATTTCCGGTTTGTAAATATTCCGGGCAAAGAGGCATATCACGAGGGAATTGAGCAGCATCCTGAACTTTGCTTCAGATGCCAGTTTCTTTGTCTGATCCTCCAGGCTCATGTCCGCTTTGAGAAGGGCCTGGTCAATTGAATAACCGGCGCCATCAAGGTGGGAATGGCGGACACCGACAATCCAATCGGTAAAAGCGTTTTCTCCGGTGATATAACCGGCTCCCTCGTTTCCTCCGAAGCATATCGCCGCGTCTTCCCCACCGTAGATGCGGCTGCACGCCGCGGCCCCCTTCTCAAGGTCTTTGTAAAAGGGGGTGGCATGCCGGCTCATCTTTTCCATGGATTCAAGGTAGGTCTCTGCATCCCCAAACCTGAGCACCAAGCCGTCAGTTTCATCGGTCCCGATCAACCCGCCGAGAAAGGCGTCGGTCGCCCAGGCCAGCGTCACACCGACCGACATGGCGTCCCAACCCTCCTTCTCTGTTTTGTGAAGCAGCTTGAGGATGCACTTGGGATCATTGATCGATAAATTTGTGCCGAGCGCGTAAATTAACTCGAAGTCGTAGGAAACCTGAAAGGTTTTAAAGCCGTGTTCTTTGTGGAATTGTTCGCGCAGCGTCGCCAGATGGATACATCCGCATTGGCAATGAGCGCAGGCGATTTGCCGGGAAAGATGGTCATTGCCGAATACTTCACCTGAAATTTGCTCCGAGCCTTCAAACCAACCCTGGCTGAAGTTTCTTGTGGGCAGTCCCTGAATCTTGTTTAATGCAAGGATATTTCCGGCGGTCCCCAGATCGTGGTATTTCTTCATCTCTCCCGATGCAACAACAGTGTCATAGAGGGAATCGTAATACTTCTTGAATTTCTTCTTGTCAGGTACGGTCAAATAGCGGTTGCCGCCGATAACCATTGCCTTGAGTTTCTTGGAACCCATGACCGCGCCCAAACCGAGCCGGCCGAAATGCCGCTGTGTGTCAACGGTGGCGCAGGCATAAGTCGACAGG includes these proteins:
- a CDS encoding aldehyde:ferredoxin oxidoreductase yields the protein MWKQILEIDLSSQKSRVLEEEELFHRTMGGTAAGTHLLERYCDPSIDPFDAGNPIILSIGPFSNILPVATKTVALFKSPHTGELGESHAGGRLAMALYNAGFSAIVIIGAAREPVFLNIYNDQVEFLHAGSLWGYSSSATERVLRGRDIGAGGKRSILRIGPAGERLSTYACATVDTQRHFGRLGLGAVMGSKKLKAMVIGGNRYLTVPDKKKFKKYYDSLYDTVVASGEMKKYHDLGTAGNILALNKIQGLPTRNFSQGWFEGSEQISGEVFGNDHLSRQIACAHCQCGCIHLATLREQFHKEHGFKTFQVSYDFELIYALGTNLSINDPKCILKLLHKTEKEGWDAMSVGVTLAWATDAFLGGLIGTDETDGLVLRFGDAETYLESMEKMSRHATPFYKDLEKGAAACSRIYGGEDAAICFGGNEGAGYITGENAFTDWIVGVRHSHLDGAGYSIDQALLKADMSLEDQTKKLASEAKFRMLLNSLVICLFARNIYKPEIIKEGLDLLWRPCAQDELDAFCSDTLRRKYEFKIKCGWNPNEINLPKRLTEVITTTGKVNPENIRRRAGIYWKEIGLTTRRS